The Paracoccus liaowanqingii genome window below encodes:
- a CDS encoding glycosyltransferase family 2 protein — protein MTTVSALTIASGREAHLKNVIRGFQTQTHPPVELIIGVMQDSDYTDLPTTDFPIRQIRITGPELPLAAARNAVADAATGDVLVFVDVDCMPDPEFIAGYLACMEGQSGLFMGEVLYLPSGATAQGLDFDRFAGMAVRHSDRQGPPAAGLERCPDYRCFWSLNFAMHRAGWQAGPGFDERFTGYGGEDTDFGRALSEAGIPIWWIKGGRVYHQYHPHCMPPVHHLHSVLRNTEVFAAKWGHRTMEHWLYAFQLMGLIRNTASGLEVLREPAAADIALCEQQGHMPYANSRRVIDHLHQVAADRRHAPDRVAELRRAQDSLLMPAAE, from the coding sequence ATGACGACTGTTTCGGCCCTGACCATCGCCTCGGGCCGCGAGGCGCATCTGAAGAATGTCATCCGCGGCTTTCAGACCCAGACCCATCCCCCGGTTGAGCTGATCATCGGCGTCATGCAGGACAGCGATTACACCGACCTGCCCACGACCGACTTCCCGATCCGCCAGATCCGCATCACCGGCCCCGAGCTGCCCCTGGCCGCCGCGCGCAACGCGGTGGCCGATGCGGCGACGGGCGATGTGCTGGTCTTCGTCGATGTCGACTGCATGCCCGATCCGGAGTTCATCGCGGGCTATCTGGCCTGCATGGAGGGGCAGAGCGGCCTCTTCATGGGCGAGGTCCTGTATCTGCCCTCCGGCGCGACGGCCCAGGGGCTGGATTTCGACCGCTTCGCCGGAATGGCCGTGCGCCATTCCGACCGCCAGGGCCCGCCCGCCGCCGGGCTGGAGCGTTGCCCGGATTACCGCTGCTTCTGGTCGCTGAACTTCGCCATGCACCGCGCCGGTTGGCAGGCCGGGCCAGGCTTTGACGAGCGCTTCACTGGCTATGGCGGCGAGGACACCGATTTCGGCCGCGCCCTGTCCGAGGCGGGCATCCCGATCTGGTGGATCAAGGGGGGCCGCGTCTATCACCAGTACCACCCCCATTGCATGCCCCCCGTCCATCACCTGCATTCGGTGCTGCGCAACACCGAGGTCTTCGCGGCGAAATGGGGCCACCGGACGATGGAGCACTGGCTCTATGCCTTCCAGCTGATGGGGTTGATCCGCAACACCGCATCGGGGCTGGAGGTGCTGCGCGAGCCCGCCGCCGCCGACATCGCGCTCTGCGAGCAGCAGGGCCACATGCCCTATGCCAATTCGCGCCGGGTGATCGACCACCTGCATCAGGTCGCGGCCGACCGCCGCCATGCCCCCGACCGGGTGGCCGAGCTGCGCCGGGCACAGGACAGCCTTCTGATGCCCGCCGCGGAATAG
- a CDS encoding glycosyltransferase, translated as MRDLTLPRRPFGYFVHHQGRGHAERCAALLAALPPDRPVTIFCARDDIFPALPGHVRITRIPSLFERGGAEVDMDQVETPETLHCAPLGWPGIRQAMGTIAAWFASADPALMICDVSAEIAQLARICSVPHVKILQHGARDDAGHQAAYAGAAGLLAPFAAELAQPDWQAFAHKIHFAPGLGVTASRAGDRATARRALSLDPDRPVALILSGAGGTGFSQAPLGVAARAFPGWTWLTIGKLQEEWHATEGRNLVSKGWVDDPETHVAAADLVISSTGNTTCAQVLTAGRPWIVVPEWRYFDEQRLKAEALDRAGAALHLPHLPSSAQAWRAAVTQAMARHDPARQARLISADPAAAAARWLETLSDDLWGAEPLPLHPVQGAHA; from the coding sequence ATGCGTGACCTGACCCTGCCGCGCCGACCCTTCGGCTATTTCGTCCACCATCAGGGCCGGGGCCATGCCGAGCGCTGCGCCGCCCTGCTGGCCGCCCTACCCCCGGATCGCCCCGTGACGATCTTCTGCGCGCGCGACGACATCTTTCCGGCCCTGCCCGGCCATGTGCGGATCACCCGCATCCCCTCGCTGTTCGAACGCGGCGGGGCCGAGGTCGACATGGATCAGGTCGAGACGCCCGAGACGCTGCATTGCGCGCCCTTGGGCTGGCCCGGCATCCGGCAGGCGATGGGCACCATCGCCGCATGGTTCGCCAGCGCCGATCCCGCGCTGATGATCTGCGATGTCAGCGCCGAGATCGCGCAGCTGGCGCGCATCTGCTCGGTCCCGCATGTCAAGATCCTGCAGCACGGTGCCCGCGACGACGCCGGCCATCAGGCGGCCTATGCGGGGGCTGCGGGCCTGCTGGCTCCCTTCGCGGCCGAGCTGGCCCAGCCCGACTGGCAGGCGTTTGCGCACAAGATCCACTTCGCCCCGGGCCTCGGCGTCACCGCAAGCCGCGCGGGCGACCGCGCCACAGCCCGGCGCGCGCTTAGCCTGGATCCCGACCGCCCCGTGGCGCTGATCCTGTCGGGCGCGGGCGGCACCGGCTTTTCGCAGGCGCCGCTTGGCGTTGCGGCGCGGGCCTTTCCCGGCTGGACCTGGCTGACCATCGGCAAGCTGCAGGAGGAATGGCACGCGACCGAGGGGCGCAACCTCGTCAGCAAGGGCTGGGTCGACGACCCCGAGACCCATGTGGCCGCCGCCGATCTGGTGATCTCGTCCACCGGCAACACCACCTGCGCGCAGGTGCTGACGGCGGGCCGCCCGTGGATCGTGGTTCCCGAATGGCGCTATTTCGACGAGCAGCGGCTGAAGGCCGAGGCCCTGGACCGCGCAGGCGCGGCCCTGCATCTGCCGCATCTGCCCTCCAGCGCGCAGGCCTGGCGGGCGGCGGTGACGCAAGCCATGGCCCGCCACGATCCGGCCCGGCAGGCTCGGCTGATCTCGGCCGATCCGGCCGCCGCGGCGGCGCGCTGGCTGGAGACGCTGTCGGACGATCTGTGGGGCGCGGAGCCCCTCCCCCTCCATCCCGTGCAAGGAGCACATGCATGA
- a CDS encoding FecCD family ABC transporter permease has protein sequence MRGGPSFGAGLMRAGRRPLWLGLALLVLGALVLASVAVGTRAVGWPDIALALRGQVDSIATAAVAARLPRTALAALAGAALGLSGAIMQGVTRNPLADPGILGVNMGASLAVVIGIAWFGITALDQYVWTAILGAGAAAVFVYGIGSLGRGGATPLKLALAGAATSVAFSSLVAAVVLPRADLAGGIRSWQIGGVGGATFEGIGHVAPFLALGFMLAMISARKLNALALGDELAAGFGERVARARAWAAAGAILLAGATTAICGPIGFVGLVVPHACRLLTGTDHRWLLPFAALAGACLLLAADILGRLIARPAELDVGIVTALLGGPVFIWIVRRQRIREL, from the coding sequence ATGAGGGGCGGCCCATCCTTTGGCGCCGGCCTGATGCGGGCGGGCCGCCGCCCGCTGTGGCTGGGGCTGGCGCTGCTGGTACTGGGCGCGCTGGTGCTGGCCTCGGTCGCGGTGGGCACCCGGGCGGTCGGCTGGCCCGACATCGCGCTGGCCCTGCGCGGACAGGTGGACAGCATCGCCACCGCCGCCGTCGCGGCCCGGCTGCCGCGCACCGCGCTGGCCGCGCTGGCGGGTGCCGCCCTGGGCCTGTCGGGGGCGATCATGCAGGGCGTGACGCGCAACCCGCTGGCCGATCCGGGCATCCTGGGGGTGAACATGGGCGCCTCGCTGGCCGTGGTGATCGGCATCGCCTGGTTCGGCATCACCGCGCTGGACCAGTATGTCTGGACCGCGATCCTGGGCGCGGGGGCGGCGGCGGTCTTCGTCTATGGCATCGGCTCGCTCGGCCGGGGCGGCGCCACGCCGCTGAAGCTGGCGCTGGCGGGGGCCGCGACCTCGGTCGCCTTCTCGTCGCTGGTGGCGGCGGTGGTGCTGCCCCGGGCCGATCTGGCGGGCGGCATCCGGTCCTGGCAGATCGGCGGCGTCGGCGGCGCGACCTTCGAGGGCATCGGCCATGTGGCGCCCTTCCTGGCCCTGGGCTTCATGCTGGCGATGATCTCGGCGCGCAAGCTGAACGCGCTGGCCCTGGGCGACGAGCTGGCGGCGGGCTTCGGGGAACGGGTGGCCCGCGCCCGGGCCTGGGCCGCGGCGGGCGCGATCCTGCTGGCCGGGGCGACCACCGCCATCTGCGGACCGATCGGCTTCGTGGGGCTGGTCGTGCCGCATGCCTGCCGGCTGCTGACCGGCACCGACCACCGCTGGCTGCTGCCCTTCGCGGCGCTGGCGGGGGCCTGCCTGCTGCTGGCCGCCGACATCCTGGGCCGCCTGATCGCCCGCCCGGCCGAGCTGGACGTGGGCATCGTCACCGCGCTTCTGGGCGGGCCGGTCTTCATCTGGATCGTCCGCCGCCAGAGGATCCGCGAGCTGTGA
- a CDS encoding ABC transporter substrate-binding protein — translation MSRLLPLSAACLLAAAPALAQDPGFPLTVPHAFGTTTIPAPPQRVATVAWANHEVPLALGIVPVGMARANFGDDDGDGVLPWVSARLAELGAPVPPLFDEGDGIDFEAVAASAPDVILAAYSGLSADDYATLGMIAPVVAYPDAPWATDWRQTIRMDSAGLGMAPEGDALIARIEAEIARTLEGHPELAGKRAMFVTHLDTTNLSVINFYTGNDARVKFFGDLGLELPQSVAEATLPGQYAGAISAERIDLFDDVDIIVTYGGDDLLAALRADPLLSRMPAVANDAVVMLQNDPLGTAATPTPLSISYVLPDYVGLLSDAARKAR, via the coding sequence ATGTCCCGCCTCCTTCCCCTGTCCGCCGCCTGTCTTCTGGCCGCAGCCCCCGCCCTGGCCCAGGATCCGGGCTTTCCCTTGACCGTCCCGCATGCCTTCGGGACCACCACCATCCCGGCGCCGCCGCAGCGCGTGGCGACGGTGGCTTGGGCCAATCACGAGGTGCCGCTGGCCTTAGGCATCGTGCCGGTGGGCATGGCCCGCGCCAATTTCGGCGACGATGACGGCGACGGGGTGCTTCCTTGGGTCTCGGCCCGACTGGCGGAACTGGGCGCGCCGGTGCCGCCGCTCTTCGACGAGGGCGACGGGATCGATTTCGAGGCGGTCGCCGCCAGCGCCCCCGACGTGATCCTGGCGGCCTATTCCGGGCTCAGCGCCGACGACTATGCGACGCTTGGCATGATCGCCCCGGTCGTGGCCTATCCCGACGCGCCCTGGGCCACCGACTGGCGCCAGACGATCCGCATGGACAGCGCCGGGCTGGGCATGGCGCCCGAGGGCGACGCCCTGATCGCCCGGATCGAGGCCGAGATCGCCCGGACCCTGGAAGGCCATCCCGAGCTGGCGGGCAAGCGGGCGATGTTCGTGACGCATCTGGACACCACGAACCTCAGCGTCATCAATTTCTATACCGGCAACGACGCGCGGGTGAAGTTCTTCGGCGATCTGGGGCTGGAACTGCCCCAAAGCGTCGCCGAGGCCACGCTGCCCGGGCAATATGCGGGCGCGATCAGCGCCGAGCGGATCGACCTGTTCGACGACGTGGACATCATCGTCACCTATGGCGGCGACGACCTGCTGGCGGCGCTGCGCGCCGATCCGCTGCTGTCGCGGATGCCGGCGGTGGCCAACGACGCGGTGGTGATGCTGCAGAACGATCCCCTGGGCACGGCGGCGACGCCCACGCCGCTGTCGATCTCCTATGTGCTGCCCGACTATGTGGGCCTGCTGTCCGACGCGGCGCGCAAGGCCCGATGA
- a CDS encoding HAD family hydrolase produces MHILHVALGGCLKAPPVSYGITEDTGGHIAYILGAAMAQARLADVHAVDIVTRAFRAPGLDTVHDRTTEEVAPGCRILRLRTSNHAYLSKEALEAEVPALTLAFLDLLRDMPRRPDVIHAHFADAARLARAAEAEFGIPWIYTPHSLALQKGPDADRLPALRTRIASERAAVAGAGAIIVSSRDEAERQLLPYGADAEGRSHCLAPGVDLAPLSDATAADGLLAPFLRDASLPILLAVARPVLKKNLIGLIEAYAASPVLQARANLVILAGLRDGIVQGPAEQNHVLRGLFDCVDRHGLWGKVALPPRHDARQLRALYDRAAQGGVFVNPAFHEPFGLTLIEAAQAGVPVVATRNGGPVDIVAQLGHGALVDPQDPAQIAAACLRLMEDPDRAARVRLAQVRALAVFDWGDWAERSVALCRTLGQPAARPRRIVRRILASDIDGTLTGSYAAALRFGDWHATRSETLMFAVATGRAVSQARRVLDDWQLPRPDLFITSVGSEIWRWSPDGRLARCADYARHLDGDWDRAAVAALLAEHDPQWQPGYEQRRWKLSLFGTAALADDLRRDLARQGLGARVIASHGQFIDILPPRAGKAAALRFEAARWGLDLGHCITAGDSGNDADMLAASGAAILPANAYAELDHLRGTGIYRSPLTHAAGVIDGLTRLGLGGPVRPRAPSQTPTQGPVPASRLARSTAPKAAKPAHA; encoded by the coding sequence ATGCACATCCTTCACGTCGCGCTCGGCGGTTGCCTCAAGGCGCCGCCGGTCAGCTATGGCATCACGGAAGACACGGGCGGCCACATCGCCTATATCCTGGGCGCGGCCATGGCGCAGGCCCGGCTGGCCGATGTCCATGCCGTCGATATCGTCACCCGCGCCTTCCGGGCGCCGGGCCTGGACACCGTGCATGACCGGACGACCGAGGAGGTGGCACCGGGATGCCGCATCCTGCGCCTGCGCACGTCGAACCATGCCTACCTGAGCAAGGAGGCGCTGGAGGCCGAGGTGCCCGCGCTGACATTGGCCTTCCTGGACCTGCTGCGGGACATGCCCCGGCGGCCCGACGTGATCCATGCCCATTTCGCCGATGCCGCGCGCCTGGCCCGGGCCGCCGAGGCTGAATTCGGCATCCCGTGGATCTATACCCCCCATTCGCTGGCCCTGCAGAAGGGCCCGGACGCGGACCGCCTGCCCGCGCTGCGGACCCGCATCGCCTCGGAGCGCGCTGCCGTTGCTGGCGCGGGGGCGATCATCGTGTCTTCGCGCGACGAGGCCGAACGGCAGCTGCTGCCTTACGGCGCGGATGCCGAGGGGCGCAGCCATTGCCTGGCGCCGGGCGTCGATCTGGCGCCGCTGTCGGATGCCACGGCGGCCGACGGCCTGCTGGCGCCCTTCCTGCGCGATGCGTCCCTGCCGATCCTGCTGGCCGTGGCGCGCCCTGTCCTCAAGAAGAACCTGATCGGCCTGATCGAGGCCTATGCCGCCTCGCCCGTCCTGCAGGCCCGCGCCAATCTGGTCATCCTGGCCGGGCTGCGCGACGGGATCGTGCAGGGACCGGCCGAACAGAACCACGTGCTGCGCGGCCTCTTCGACTGCGTCGACCGGCACGGGCTGTGGGGCAAGGTCGCCCTGCCGCCGCGCCATGACGCCCGGCAGCTGCGCGCGCTGTACGATCGGGCGGCGCAGGGCGGCGTCTTCGTGAACCCGGCCTTTCACGAGCCCTTCGGCCTGACCCTGATCGAGGCCGCGCAGGCCGGTGTGCCGGTCGTGGCCACCCGGAACGGCGGGCCGGTGGACATCGTGGCGCAGCTGGGCCACGGCGCGCTGGTCGATCCGCAGGACCCCGCGCAGATCGCCGCCGCCTGCCTGCGGCTGATGGAGGATCCGGACCGCGCGGCCCGGGTCCGCTTGGCGCAGGTGCGTGCGCTGGCGGTCTTCGATTGGGGAGACTGGGCCGAACGCTCGGTCGCCCTCTGCCGGACGCTCGGCCAGCCGGCGGCACGGCCGCGCCGGATCGTGCGCCGCATCCTGGCCAGCGACATCGACGGCACGTTGACCGGCAGCTATGCGGCGGCACTGCGCTTCGGCGACTGGCACGCCACCCGGTCCGAGACGCTGATGTTCGCAGTCGCCACCGGGCGCGCGGTCTCTCAGGCGCGGCGGGTTCTGGACGACTGGCAGCTACCACGCCCGGACCTGTTCATCACCTCGGTCGGCAGCGAGATCTGGCGCTGGTCCCCGGACGGGCGCTTGGCGCGCTGCGCCGATTACGCCCGCCATCTGGACGGCGATTGGGACCGCGCGGCGGTGGCCGCCCTGCTGGCCGAACATGATCCGCAATGGCAGCCGGGATACGAGCAGCGCCGCTGGAAGCTGTCCCTGTTCGGGACCGCGGCCTTGGCGGACGATCTGCGCCGCGACCTGGCCCGGCAGGGCCTTGGCGCCCGCGTCATCGCCTCGCACGGCCAGTTCATCGACATCCTGCCGCCCCGCGCAGGCAAGGCCGCCGCGCTGCGCTTCGAGGCGGCGCGGTGGGGTCTGGACCTTGGCCACTGCATCACGGCGGGCGACAGCGGCAACGATGCCGACATGCTGGCGGCCAGCGGTGCCGCGATCCTGCCCGCCAATGCCTATGCCGAACTGGACCACCTGCGCGGCACCGGCATCTATCGCAGCCCCCTGACCCATGCGGCCGGCGTCATCGACGGGCTGACGCGGCTTGGCCTCGGCGGTCCCGTCCGGCCCCGCGCGCCGTCCCAGACCCCGACCCAAGGACCGGTCCCGGCCTCCCGCCTGGCCCGCAGCACCGCCCCCAAGGCGGCGAAGCCCGCCCATGCGTGA
- a CDS encoding ABC transporter ATP-binding protein has protein sequence MPPPAHSPARHALIARSLTAGYGPAQILTGLDLDLPPGRITAIVGANACGKSTLLRSLTRLLPPRAGQVLLDGRSIHAMPPRQLAQILGMLPQSPVAPEGITVADLVSRGRHPHHGLLSRWSGADDRAVAEALTVTGTADLAERPVDELSGGQRQRVWIAMALAQQTDLLLLDEPTTFLDISHQIEVLDLLTDLNRDRGTTVVMVLHDLNLAARYADHLIAMSAGRIHAAGPASEVLTREMVRQVFGLDSRIIADPVSGRPLMLPLGRHRSAMPEGCPDARAPGCGV, from the coding sequence ATGCCCCCTCCCGCCCACAGCCCTGCCCGCCATGCCCTGATCGCCCGGTCCCTGACGGCGGGCTATGGCCCCGCGCAGATCCTGACCGGGCTGGATCTGGACCTGCCGCCGGGCCGGATCACCGCCATCGTCGGCGCCAATGCCTGCGGCAAGTCGACGCTGCTGCGCAGCCTGACGCGGCTGCTGCCGCCCCGCGCGGGCCAGGTGCTGCTGGACGGTCGGTCAATCCATGCCATGCCGCCCCGGCAGCTGGCGCAAATCCTGGGCATGCTCCCGCAATCGCCCGTCGCGCCCGAGGGGATCACCGTGGCCGATCTGGTCAGCCGGGGCCGCCATCCCCATCACGGCCTGCTCTCGCGCTGGAGCGGCGCCGACGACCGCGCCGTGGCCGAGGCGCTGACCGTCACCGGCACCGCCGATCTGGCAGAACGCCCGGTGGACGAGCTGTCGGGCGGCCAGCGCCAGCGCGTCTGGATCGCCATGGCCCTGGCCCAGCAGACCGACCTGCTACTGCTGGACGAGCCCACGACCTTCCTCGACATCAGCCACCAGATCGAGGTGCTGGACCTGCTGACGGACCTGAACCGCGACCGGGGCACGACCGTGGTGATGGTGCTGCACGACCTCAATCTGGCGGCGCGCTATGCTGATCACCTGATCGCCATGTCCGCGGGCCGCATCCATGCCGCGGGCCCCGCGTCCGAGGTGCTGACACGAGAGATGGTGCGTCAGGTCTTCGGTCTGGACAGCCGCATCATCGCCGATCCGGTCTCGGGGCGGCCGCTGATGCTGCCCCTGGGCCGCCATCGCAGTGCGATGCCCGAGGGGTGTCCGGATGCCCGCGCCCCGGGCTGCGGGGTATAA
- a CDS encoding FecCD family ABC transporter permease, which yields MTAPRIAALRRARMRGWRRTTLGMAAAVVALVALTLMLGQNFTPPGEVWHVLTGQDAPGAAFVVGQLRLPRAALALLAGASFGLAGAAFQTLLRNPLASPDIIGISSGASAAAVLGIVVLGLEGAALSLLAVAAGIGVAVLITGLSFRGGIAGTRLILVGIGISAMLDSVIAYVLARAPAWDLLEAMRWLTGSVNGARLDQALPLALALIVCGGLILSRARDLEALRLGEDTAAALGVRVGRARATVILAAVALIAVATAVTGPIAFVAFLSGPIAARMTGPRGSALLPAALVGALLVLAGDYAGQFLLPARYPVGVVTGALGAPYLILLIIRANRIGAT from the coding sequence ATGACCGCCCCCCGCATCGCCGCCCTGCGCCGCGCGCGCATGCGCGGATGGCGCCGCACCACCCTGGGGATGGCGGCGGCGGTCGTGGCACTGGTCGCGCTGACCCTGATGCTGGGCCAGAATTTCACGCCGCCGGGCGAGGTCTGGCACGTGCTGACGGGCCAGGATGCCCCCGGCGCGGCCTTCGTGGTGGGCCAGCTGCGCCTGCCCCGCGCCGCCCTGGCGCTGCTGGCGGGCGCCAGCTTCGGGCTGGCGGGCGCGGCCTTCCAGACCCTGCTGCGCAACCCGCTGGCCAGCCCCGACATCATCGGCATCTCGTCGGGCGCCAGCGCGGCGGCGGTGCTGGGCATCGTGGTCCTGGGGCTGGAGGGCGCGGCCCTGTCGCTGCTGGCGGTGGCGGCGGGGATCGGCGTGGCGGTGCTGATCACCGGCCTGTCCTTCCGGGGCGGCATCGCGGGGACGCGGCTGATCCTGGTGGGCATCGGCATCTCGGCCATGCTGGACAGCGTGATCGCCTATGTGCTGGCCCGCGCGCCCGCGTGGGACCTGCTTGAGGCGATGCGCTGGCTGACCGGCAGCGTCAACGGCGCCCGGCTGGACCAGGCGCTGCCGCTGGCCTTGGCGCTGATCGTCTGCGGCGGGCTGATCCTGTCGCGCGCCCGCGATCTGGAGGCGCTGCGCCTGGGCGAGGACACCGCCGCCGCCCTTGGCGTCCGCGTGGGCCGCGCCCGTGCGACGGTCATCCTGGCCGCCGTCGCGCTGATCGCGGTGGCGACGGCCGTGACCGGACCCATCGCCTTCGTGGCCTTCCTGTCGGGGCCGATCGCGGCGCGGATGACCGGGCCGCGCGGCTCGGCCCTGCTGCCGGCGGCGCTGGTGGGGGCGCTGCTGGTGCTGGCGGGCGATTATGCGGGGCAGTTCCTGCTGCCCGCGCGCTATCCGGTGGGGGTTGTCACCGGCGCGCTCGGTGCCCCCTACCTCATCCTTCTCATCATCCGCGCCAACCGGATCGGAGCGACCTGA
- a CDS encoding TonB-dependent siderophore receptor produces MRFPPHARPLSLIAALAGCASVLAVTAGAGLAQDMPANVTVLDPILLEAVEGDDDAGSIVAATSSAGGRLAAPLLDTPASVSVITSREIAQRGAQGVEEVLQYSAGVVADFYGADDRFDYFKIRGFDAYAARDGLSLGRPFGGIREETYAFERVEVVRGAISTATGVSDPGGSVNYVTKLPRRARFGEVYGTVGSDDRGEIGFDLGDNFTPDATLSWRLTGKLRDADAEYDNSRDDAGFLMGGLTWRPSEATSLSVVVDHLDLEGVPGSGGHPIGTDFDRDRFFGEPGYNFRGTERTSVTALLDHDFGTGLSASARLRYSDTASDYGYAYIAATPTDGSTVATRSFFGNDAALTALIGTAQLQYDTSFGGTGSRTVAGVEFADRDRDNDTFFGPAPGIDWTDPIYAGAPEDVPLIASTTNDQRGRAIFAEQELTFADRFIVTAGLRHDWLDITETDNLTGTTARGEISETTGRLGLTWKVTPEVSTYASYAQSVVPAGIGTDPEEGRQVELGVKYQPLGTTALFSAAVYDLTRTNLTRTDPVTLLPATIGEVSARGLDLEAKAELTPAISLTAAYSWIDQEIVKNGTSGNLGNRPLLVPEQSASLWATYTLVGQGARGDMTFSLGGRYTGQHFYDDANTVGTGGTVVVDAAYGWQLRDDTALTLNVSNLFDRKYVANGGFGADFYNPGRQVTATLRRSW; encoded by the coding sequence ATGCGCTTTCCCCCTCATGCCCGTCCCCTGTCCCTGATCGCCGCTCTGGCCGGCTGCGCCTCGGTTCTGGCGGTCACCGCCGGGGCGGGGCTGGCACAGGACATGCCCGCCAATGTCACCGTCCTCGATCCGATCCTGCTGGAGGCGGTCGAGGGCGACGACGACGCGGGCTCGATCGTGGCCGCGACCAGCAGTGCGGGCGGGCGGCTGGCCGCGCCCCTGCTGGACACGCCCGCCTCGGTGTCCGTCATCACCTCGCGCGAGATCGCGCAGCGCGGCGCGCAGGGGGTCGAGGAGGTGCTGCAGTATTCCGCCGGCGTCGTCGCGGATTTCTATGGCGCCGACGACCGCTTCGACTACTTCAAGATCCGCGGCTTCGATGCCTATGCCGCCCGCGACGGCCTCAGCCTGGGCCGTCCCTTCGGCGGCATCCGCGAGGAGACCTATGCCTTCGAGCGGGTCGAGGTCGTGCGCGGCGCCATCTCGACCGCGACCGGCGTGTCCGACCCGGGCGGCTCGGTGAACTACGTGACCAAGCTGCCCCGCCGCGCGCGCTTCGGAGAGGTCTATGGCACGGTCGGTTCGGACGACCGGGGCGAGATCGGCTTCGATCTGGGCGACAATTTCACCCCCGATGCGACGCTGTCCTGGCGGCTGACCGGCAAGCTGCGCGACGCGGATGCCGAATACGACAACTCGCGCGACGATGCGGGCTTCCTGATGGGCGGGCTGACCTGGCGCCCGTCGGAGGCGACCAGCCTCAGCGTGGTGGTCGATCATCTGGACCTGGAGGGCGTGCCGGGCAGCGGCGGCCATCCGATCGGCACCGATTTCGACCGTGACCGCTTCTTCGGAGAGCCGGGCTACAACTTCCGGGGCACCGAGCGGACCAGCGTGACGGCGCTCCTGGACCATGACTTCGGCACCGGCCTCAGCGCCAGCGCCCGGCTGCGCTATTCCGACACGGCCAGCGATTACGGCTATGCCTATATCGCCGCCACGCCCACCGATGGCAGCACCGTCGCCACGCGGTCCTTCTTCGGCAACGATGCCGCGCTGACCGCGCTGATCGGCACGGCGCAGCTGCAATACGACACCAGCTTCGGCGGCACCGGCAGCCGCACCGTCGCCGGGGTGGAATTCGCCGACCGCGACCGCGACAACGACACCTTCTTCGGCCCGGCCCCGGGCATCGACTGGACCGATCCGATCTATGCCGGCGCGCCGGAGGACGTGCCGCTGATCGCCAGCACGACCAACGACCAGCGCGGTCGCGCGATCTTTGCCGAACAGGAGCTGACCTTCGCCGACCGGTTCATCGTCACCGCCGGGCTGCGCCACGACTGGCTGGACATCACCGAGACGGACAACCTGACAGGGACCACCGCCCGGGGCGAGATCAGCGAGACGACCGGCAGGCTGGGCCTGACCTGGAAGGTCACGCCCGAGGTCTCGACCTATGCCAGCTATGCGCAATCGGTCGTCCCCGCAGGCATCGGCACCGATCCCGAGGAGGGGCGGCAGGTCGAGCTGGGCGTCAAGTACCAGCCGCTTGGCACGACCGCGCTGTTCAGCGCTGCCGTCTACGACCTGACGCGCACGAACCTGACCCGCACCGACCCGGTCACCCTGCTGCCCGCCACCATCGGAGAGGTCAGCGCCCGGGGCCTGGATCTGGAGGCCAAGGCCGAGTTGACCCCGGCGATCAGCCTGACCGCCGCCTATTCCTGGATCGACCAGGAGATCGTCAAGAATGGCACCTCGGGCAATCTGGGCAACCGCCCCCTGCTGGTGCCGGAACAGTCGGCCTCGCTCTGGGCGACCTATACGCTGGTCGGGCAGGGCGCGCGGGGGGACATGACCTTCTCTCTGGGCGGGCGCTATACGGGCCAGCACTTCTACGACGATGCCAACACGGTGGGCACGGGCGGCACGGTGGTGGTCGATGCGGCCTATGGCTGGCAGCTGCGCGACGACACCGCGCTGACGCTGAATGTCAGCAACCTCTTCGACCGCAAATATGTGGCGAATGGCGGCTTCGGGGCGGATTTCTACAATCCCGGCCGCCAGGTCACGGCGACGCTGCGCCGCAGCTGGTAA